A genomic region of Raphanus sativus cultivar WK10039 chromosome 6, ASM80110v3, whole genome shotgun sequence contains the following coding sequences:
- the LOC108811298 gene encoding protein DETOXIFICATION 53 yields the protein MQVGEEVASLTKIACPIVMTSLLIFSRSIISMWFLSHLGEVELAGGALAMGFGNITGVSVLKGLSVGMDPICGQAFGAKRWTVLSHTFQKMLCLLIVVSIPIAVAWLNIEPIFLMLGQDPDITEVSKTYMVFFIPELLAQAMLHPLRTFLRTQGLTSPLTISAIVSILLHPLFSYVFVKRMRLGVKGVAVAMAFNTININVGLLVYTFFSDSLIKPWQGLALRSLFRGWWPLLSLAAPSAISVCLEYWWYEIMLFLCGLLGNPKASVSAMGILIQTTGILYVVPFAISSAIATRVAHALGGGQPTRAQCTTVIGLILAVAYGLSAAAFVTALKSVWGKMFTDEPEILGLISSALPILGLCEIGNSPQTAACGVLTGTARPKDGVRVNLCAFYIVGLPVAVTTTFGFKVGFCGLWYGLLAAQITCLVMMLCTLIRTDWTHQVKRAEELTSSATDRSHSEEETIHLQVEDGDDVGSNNLEVGLLQ from the coding sequence ATGCAGGTGGGAGAGGAAGTGGCGTCGCTCACAAAAATAGCATGCCCGATCGTTATGACATCACTCCTCATCTTCTCAAGATCAATAATCTCAATGTGGTTCCTTAGTCACCTCGGAGAAGTCGAGCTCGCTGGCGGTGCACTCGCCATGGGCTTCGGTAACATCACCGGAGTCTCCGTACTCAAAGGTCTTTCTGTTGGTATGGACCCAATATGTGGTCAAGCCTTTGGAGCCAAACGCTGGACCGTACTTAGTCACACGTTTCAGAAAATGTTATGTCTCTTAATCGTCGTTTCTATACCAATCGCCGTTGCATGGCTCAACATCGAACCCATTTTCCTCATGTTGGGTCAGGACCCGGATATAACCGAAGTATCCAAAACTTACATGGTCTTCTTCATCCCTGAGTTACTGGCTCAAGCCATGCTCCACCCGCTCCGAACATTCCTCAGAACGCAAGGCTTAACGTCACCGTTGACGATATCTGCCATCGTATCCATTCTTCTCCATCCTCTATTTAGTTACGTCTTCGTTAAGCGTATGCGTTTAGGTGTTAAAGGAGTAGCGGTCGCGATGGCTTTTAACACTATTAACATCAACGTGGGACTGCTCGTCTACACGTTCTTTTCGGATTCTCTAATCAAACCGTGGCAAGGGCTTGCTTTGCGGTCGCTTTTCCGCGGCTGGTGGCCATTGCTTTCTCTAGCGGCACCAAGCGCCATCTCAGTTTGTTTGGAGTATTGGTGGTATGAGATCATGCTTTTCCTTTGTGGGCTTCTCGGGAACCCTAAAGCAAGTGTGTCCGCCATGGGGATATTGATTCAGACAACGGGGATACTCTACGTAGTTCCGTTCGCTATAAGCAGCGCTATTGCGACCCGTGTAGCACACGCACTTGGTGGAGGACAACCCACCCGAGCTCAATGTACGACCGTCATCGGTTTGATACTCGCGGTAGCGTATGGTTTATCAGCTGCTGCTTTTGTGACCGCCCTTAAATCGGTTTGGGGAAAGATGTTCACGGACGAACCGGAGATTCTCGGTTTGATTTCGTCAGCACTTCCTATCTTGGGGCTTTGCGAGATCGGGAACTCGCCACAGACGGCCGCTTGTGGAGTTTTAACGGGCACAGCGAGGCCTAAAGATGGAGTACGCGTTAACCTCTGCGCGTTCTACATCGTGGGCTTGCCTGTGGCAGTCACGACCACGTTTGGGTTTAAAGTTGGGTTTTGTGGGCTATGGTATGGACTTCTGGCTGCGCAGATTACATGTTTGGTTATGATGCTTTGTACGTTGATTCGTACGGACTGGACTCACCAGGTGAAGCGAGCGGAGGAACTTACCTCATCTGCCACCGATAGAAGTCATTCGGAAGAAGAAACCATCCATCTTCAAGTCGAAGATGGTGATGATGTTGGTAGCAATAATCTGGAGGTTGGTTTATTACAATAA